The Candidatus Zixiibacteriota bacterium genome includes a region encoding these proteins:
- the plsY gene encoding glycerol-3-phosphate 1-O-acyltransferase PlsY produces MLSAALIIVAAYLLGSIPFSVIVGYLFAGVDVRKHGSGNAGATNVYRVAGLPAAIIAGVLDVLKGALPVIAAKSLAPDLHWLPLVAGVAAVVGHIFPIFAGFRGGKGVNTLLGMFLILLPLEIALSFGVFAVVFAATRIVSLGSICAGVSLSLIVLIEKYIMAKNIPTLLLSACFGVTLLILFTHRANIRRLLRGQERKLSR; encoded by the coding sequence ATGCTTTCAGCAGCTCTTATCATCGTGGCCGCTTACCTGCTCGGCTCAATCCCTTTCTCCGTCATCGTCGGTTATCTCTTTGCTGGAGTTGATGTTCGCAAGCACGGTTCAGGTAATGCCGGAGCCACCAACGTCTACCGCGTTGCCGGCTTGCCCGCCGCAATCATTGCCGGTGTCCTCGATGTCCTCAAAGGTGCTCTGCCCGTTATCGCTGCCAAGTCGCTTGCACCAGATCTTCACTGGCTCCCCCTGGTTGCCGGTGTCGCCGCTGTCGTCGGTCATATCTTTCCGATCTTCGCCGGATTTCGCGGTGGCAAAGGCGTCAACACTTTGCTCGGGATGTTCCTCATTCTGCTTCCGCTCGAAATCGCCCTGAGCTTCGGCGTCTTCGCCGTCGTCTTCGCGGCCACGCGCATTGTCTCGCTCGGCTCGATCTGCGCTGGAGTATCACTTTCATTGATCGTGCTAATCGAAAAGTACATAATGGCGAAAAATATCCCGACCCTCTTACTTTCCGCTTGCTTCGGCGTGACTCTGCTCATATTATTCACGCACCGAGCGAACATCAGACGACTGTTGCGGGGTCAAGAGCGTAAGCTCTCTCGTTAA
- a CDS encoding NAD(P)-dependent glycerol-3-phosphate dehydrogenase: protein MARVSVLGAGGWGIAVANLLAGLDHHVTLWKHDPTSVRNLILTRRDNSKLRGVEIHQDIHITHDVDEVMNDRDAVIIAIPAQHVRHICERILATGRPVPLLISLSKGIEVISLKRMSQVIAEVFGDDILDRLVVVSGPSHAEEVARAIPTSVVAAGKNHANRTEVQHLLSTPSFRVYTSEDVIGVELGGALKNVIALAAGITYGLRLGDNTTGALLTRGLAEMTRLGLKMGADAETFAGLSGLGDLVTTCISSFSRNRSVGERIGLGERLPEILSSMTQVAEGVPTTRATVRLAERFQVDMPITRQVYAVLFDSKSPAQAVSELMNRELKSEVYC from the coding sequence ATGGCCAGAGTTTCGGTTCTTGGAGCAGGTGGATGGGGAATTGCCGTCGCCAATCTTCTGGCCGGCCTCGACCACCATGTCACGCTCTGGAAGCACGACCCGACCTCCGTCCGCAACCTGATCCTCACCCGGCGCGACAACTCCAAATTGCGCGGCGTCGAGATCCACCAGGATATTCATATCACCCACGACGTCGATGAAGTGATGAACGACCGCGACGCCGTGATTATTGCGATCCCGGCTCAGCACGTGCGCCACATCTGTGAACGCATCCTCGCCACCGGCCGACCGGTGCCGCTGCTGATCTCGCTCTCCAAAGGCATCGAGGTGATCTCGCTTAAGCGCATGTCGCAGGTCATCGCCGAGGTGTTCGGCGATGACATCCTCGATCGTCTCGTCGTTGTCTCCGGCCCGTCCCACGCCGAGGAGGTCGCCCGCGCGATCCCCACCTCCGTGGTCGCTGCCGGCAAGAACCACGCCAACCGCACCGAAGTCCAGCACCTGCTCTCGACCCCGTCGTTCCGCGTCTACACCTCCGAGGATGTCATCGGCGTCGAGTTGGGCGGTGCCCTCAAGAACGTCATCGCGCTGGCCGCCGGCATCACCTACGGCCTGCGTCTCGGCGATAACACCACCGGCGCCTTGCTGACTCGTGGTCTGGCGGAAATGACCCGCCTCGGCCTCAAGATGGGTGCGGACGCCGAAACCTTTGCCGGACTTTCGGGCTTGGGCGACCTTGTCACCACCTGTATCTCGTCCTTCAGCCGCAACCGCTCGGTCGGTGAGCGCATCGGCCTCGGCGAACGTCTGCCCGAAATTCTCAGCTCGATGACCCAGGTTGCGGAAGGCGTTCCGACCACGCGGGCAACCGTCCGCCTGGCCGAACGCTTCCAGGTTGATATGCCCATTACCCGTCAGGTTTACGCCGTCTTGTTTGACTCCAAGTCTCCCGCTCAGGCGGTTAGCGAACTGATGAACCGTGAACTCAAGAGCGAGGTCTATTGTTAG